The sequence TCTCTCATATTGTCGTCGCCTGAGGGACCTCCATGGGCTTCAAAGAGTCGGAAAAGTTGTCAATTTGGACTTTCTTCCCCTCCATTGTGCGACGAGGTCGTTGCATCCCAAGGATCTCCTTCACCATATCCCGAAATCTCCTACTCACAAAGCAATACAGGAAGAAGTTGACGGCGGTGTTGAGCAAAGCCAACATATTCCCAATGTCCATCGCCAAGTGGACCCTCCAGTCCTTGTGGACAGAAGCTACATACATGTGAATGATGATGACGATGGTCCGGGGAGCCCACAGCACCGCAAACACCGTGGTGATGCCTATGAGAATGGCCGTGGTCTTGCCGATTCGGAGTTTGTACCTCTTGGCCTCGGATTTCCTTCTAAGCCTAAGGATGATGATGGAGTTGATGAGGAAGAAGAAAGTGCAAGGAATGAAGTAAATGATGAAACAATGGACCCATTTGAGGACCCGGTCCAGCAAACCTGGTGTTCGAGGGTCTCTCCAGACATCACTCCACCAATAGAAAGGGATGCCGGTGACAAACGATGCTAGAAAGACACTAATGATGACCTTACGTGTCCGTTCTGGGTAGGAGAGGGAGCGATATTGTAAGGGGAGGCACAGGGCCACGTATCGGT comes from Engystomops pustulosus chromosome 6, aEngPut4.maternal, whole genome shotgun sequence and encodes:
- the GPR142 gene encoding probable G-protein coupled receptor 142 isoform X2 gives rise to the protein MKAKKQTLHRVCLAIYQSYITAYCLALAYQGGRPVIKDSGRRHEDGLQQGERGSCVFMQRAAWGEQGKAKAIKGGKDTVNILTAVALSKLASRSKKSSYFYLLALTTSDILTQIFIIFVGFILQTAILHRKVPNAFIHMVSVLEFSSNHASIWITVILTIDRYVALCLPLQYRSLSYPERTRKVIISVFLASFVTGIPFYWWSDVWRDPRTPGLLDRVLKWVHCFIIYFIPCTFFFLINSIIILRLRRKSEAKRYKLRIGKTTAILIGITTVFAVLWAPRTIVIIIHMYVASVHKDWRVHLAMDIGNMLALLNTAVNFFLYCFVSRRFRDMVKEILGMQRPRRTMEGKKVQIDNFSDSLKPMEVPQATTI
- the GPR142 gene encoding probable G-protein coupled receptor 142 isoform X3; amino-acid sequence: MIPLQNTSENKTSLVVEDEGQKTDPSPCVLGYIPVIYYSILLGFGLPVNILTAVALSKLASRSKKSSYFYLLALTTSDILTQIFIIFVGFILQTAILHRKVPNAFIHMVSVLEFSSNHASIWITVILTIDRYVALCLPLQYRSLSYPERTRKVIISVFLASFVTGIPFYWWSDVWRDPRTPGLLDRVLKWVHCFIIYFIPCTFFFLINSIIILRLRRKSEAKRYKLRIGKTTAILIGITTVFAVLWAPRTIVIIIHMYVASVHKDWRVHLAMDIGNMLALLNTAVNFFLYCFVSRRFRDMVKEILGMQRPRRTMEGKKVQIDNFSDSLKPMEVPQATTI
- the GPR142 gene encoding probable G-protein coupled receptor 142 isoform X1 — protein: MKAKKQTLHRVCLAIYQSYITAYCLALAYQGGRPVIKDSGRRHEDGLQQGERGSCVFMQRAAWGEQGKAKAIKGGKDTVNILTAVALSKLASRSKKSSYFYLLALTTSDILTQIFIIFVGFILQTAILHRKVPNAFIHMVSVLEFSSNHASIWITVILTIDRYVALCLPLQYRSLSYPERTRKVIISVFLASFVTGIPFYWWSDVWRDPRTPGLLDRVLKWVHCFIIYFIPCTFFFLINSIIILRLRRKSEAKRYKLRIGKTTAILIGITTVFAVLWAPRTIVIIIHMRFRDMVKEILGMQRPRRTMEGKKVQIDNFSDSLKPMEVPQATTI